The Salmonella enterica subsp. houtenae serovar Houten genome has a segment encoding these proteins:
- the cobB gene encoding NAD-dependent protein deacetylase of SIR2 family, whose protein sequence is MQSRRFHRLSRFRKNKRLLRERLRQRIFFRDRVVPEMMENPRVLVLTGAGISAESGIRTFRAADGLWEEHRVEDVATPEGFARNPVLVQTFYNARRQQLQQPEIQPNAAHLALAKLEDMLGDRFLLVTQNIDNLHERAGNRNIIHMHGELLKVRCSQSGQILEWNGDVMPEDKCHCCQFPAPLRPHVVWFGEMPLGMDEIYMALSMADIFIAIGTSGHVYPAAGFVHEAKLHGAHTVELNLEPSQVGSEFEEKHYGPASQVVPGFVDKLLKNI, encoded by the coding sequence ATGCAGTCGCGTCGGTTTCATCGATTAAGCCGCTTTCGTAAAAATAAACGTCTGTTGCGTGAACGTCTGCGTCAGCGGATCTTTTTCAGAGACAGAGTGGTGCCGGAAATGATGGAAAACCCAAGAGTATTAGTCCTTACAGGTGCAGGAATTTCTGCAGAGTCTGGTATTCGTACGTTTCGCGCGGCGGATGGTCTTTGGGAAGAGCATCGGGTTGAAGATGTGGCGACGCCGGAAGGATTCGCCCGTAATCCGGTGTTGGTGCAGACTTTTTATAATGCCCGCCGTCAGCAGCTTCAACAGCCGGAAATTCAACCCAATGCGGCGCATCTGGCGTTAGCGAAGCTTGAAGACATGCTTGGCGATCGCTTTTTGCTGGTGACGCAAAATATCGACAATTTGCATGAGCGCGCGGGCAACCGCAACATTATTCATATGCATGGCGAACTGTTGAAAGTGCGCTGTTCGCAGAGTGGCCAGATTCTGGAATGGAACGGCGATGTGATGCCGGAAGATAAATGTCACTGCTGCCAGTTCCCGGCACCGCTACGCCCGCATGTGGTGTGGTTTGGCGAGATGCCGCTTGGTATGGATGAAATTTATATGGCGTTGTCGATGGCGGATATTTTTATCGCCATCGGCACCTCGGGCCATGTCTATCCGGCGGCGGGCTTTGTGCATGAAGCAAAACTGCATGGCGCGCATACGGTGGAACTGAATCTTGAGCCAAGTCAGGTCGGCAGCGAGTTTGAAGAGAAGCACTATGGTCCGGCAAGTCAGGTTGTGCCGGGATTTGTCGATAAGTTATTGAAAAATATTTAG
- the sifA gene encoding effector protein SifA — protein MPITIGNGFLKSEILINPPGNTKETWCKVLWERIKDFFFSTGKAKADRCLHEMLFADRTPTRERLTEIFFELKALACASQRDRFQVHNPHENDATIILRIMDQNEENELLRITQNTDTFSCEVMGKVYFLMKERPDILKSHPQMTAMIKRRYSEIVDYPLPSTLCLNLAGAPTLSVPLDNIEGYLYSEWRKGNLDEWKTQEKVTYLAAKIQSGIEKTTRILQHANISESTQQNAFLETMAMCGLKQLEIPPPHTHIPIEKMVKEVLLADKTFQAFLVTDPSTSQSMLAEIVEAISDKVFHAIFRIDPQAIQKMAEEQLTTLHVRSEQQSGCLCCFL, from the coding sequence ATGCCGATTACTATAGGGAATGGTTTTTTAAAAAGTGAAATACTTATCAATCCCCCAGGGAATACGAAAGAAACATGGTGCAAAGTTTTATGGGAAAGAATTAAAGACTTCTTTTTTTCTACTGGCAAAGCAAAAGCAGACCGTTGTCTACATGAGATGTTGTTTGCCGATCGCACCCCCACACGAGAGCGGCTTACAGAGATTTTTTTTGAGTTGAAGGCATTAGCCTGCGCATCGCAAAGAGATAGATTTCAGGTTCATAATCCTCATGAAAATGATGCTACCATTATTCTTCGTATCATGGATCAAAACGAAGAGAACGAATTGTTACGTATCACTCAAAATACCGATACCTTTAGCTGTGAAGTCATGGGGAAGGTCTATTTTTTAATGAAAGAGCGCCCGGATATTTTAAAATCGCATCCACAAATGACGGCCATGATTAAGAGAAGATATAGCGAAATCGTAGATTACCCCCTCCCTTCGACATTATGTCTCAATCTTGCTGGCGCGCCGACATTATCGGTTCCATTAGACAACATAGAGGGATATTTATATTCTGAATGGAGAAAAGGAAATTTAGATGAGTGGAAAACGCAAGAAAAGGTAACCTACCTGGCAGCGAAAATTCAGTCTGGGATTGAAAAGACAACGCGCATTTTACAGCATGCGAATATATCCGAAAGTACTCAGCAAAACGCATTTTTAGAAACAATGGCGATGTGTGGATTAAAACAGCTTGAAATACCACCACCGCATACCCACATACCTATTGAAAAAATGGTAAAAGAGGTTTTACTGGCGGATAAGACGTTTCAGGCGTTCCTCGTAACGGATCCCAGCACCAGCCAAAGTATGTTAGCTGAGATAGTCGAAGCCATCTCTGATAAGGTTTTTCACGCCATTTTTAGAATAGACCCCCAGGCTATACAAAAAATGGCGGAAGAACAGTTAACCACGCTACACGTTCGCTCAGAACAACAAAGCGGCTGTTTATGTTGTTTTTTATAA
- the lolE gene encoding ABC transporter, producing MASPLSLLIGLRFSRGRRRGGMVSLISVISTIGIALGVAVLIVGLSAMNGFERELNNRILAVVPNGEIEAVNQPWTNWREALAKVQKVPGIAAAAPYINFTGLVENGANLRAIQVKGVDPKQEQQLSALPSFVQNHAWDHFKAGEQQVIIGKGVADALNVKQGDWVSIMIPNANADHKLLQPKRVRLHVAGILQLSGQLDHSFAMIPLEDAQQYLDMGFSVSGIALKVHDVFNANKLVRDAGEVTNSYVYIKSWIGTYGYMYRDIQMIRAIMYLAMILVIGVACFNIVSTLVMAVKDKSGDIAVLRTLGAKDGLIRAIFVWYGLLAGLLGSLIGVAIGVVVSLQLTAIINGIEKAIGHQFLSGDIYFIDFLPSELHWLDVVYVLVTALLLSLLASWYPARRASNIDPARVLSGQ from the coding sequence ATGGCGTCGCCTTTATCACTATTAATTGGGTTGCGTTTTAGCCGTGGACGGCGGCGCGGCGGTATGGTTTCGCTCATTTCCGTCATTTCTACCATCGGTATCGCGCTGGGTGTGGCGGTGTTGATTGTCGGTTTAAGCGCGATGAACGGTTTCGAACGCGAGTTGAATAACCGTATTCTGGCGGTGGTGCCGAACGGGGAGATTGAAGCGGTCAATCAGCCATGGACCAACTGGCGTGAAGCGCTGGCAAAGGTGCAGAAGGTGCCGGGCATTGCCGCGGCCGCGCCGTATATCAACTTTACCGGTCTGGTAGAGAACGGGGCGAATTTGCGCGCCATTCAGGTTAAAGGCGTCGACCCTAAGCAAGAGCAGCAGCTTAGCGCATTACCGTCATTTGTGCAAAATCACGCCTGGGACCATTTCAAAGCGGGTGAGCAGCAGGTCATTATCGGCAAAGGCGTCGCCGATGCGCTGAACGTGAAACAGGGCGACTGGGTGTCCATCATGATCCCCAATGCGAATGCCGACCATAAGCTGCTCCAGCCCAAACGCGTGCGTTTGCATGTCGCCGGGATTCTGCAACTGAGCGGCCAGCTCGATCACAGCTTCGCCATGATCCCTCTTGAGGATGCGCAGCAGTATCTGGATATGGGGTTCAGCGTTTCCGGTATCGCGCTTAAAGTCCATGACGTGTTTAATGCTAACAAACTGGTACGCGATGCGGGCGAGGTGACTAACAGCTATGTCTACATTAAGAGCTGGATCGGCACCTACGGCTATATGTATCGCGATATCCAGATGATTCGCGCCATTATGTATCTGGCGATGATTCTGGTGATCGGCGTGGCCTGTTTTAATATCGTTTCCACCTTAGTGATGGCGGTAAAAGACAAAAGCGGCGACATTGCGGTATTAAGAACGCTGGGGGCGAAAGATGGTTTGATTCGCGCCATTTTCGTCTGGTACGGACTACTGGCGGGCTTGTTAGGCAGTTTGATTGGCGTGGCGATCGGCGTTGTCGTCTCGCTTCAGCTTACCGCTATTATTAATGGGATTGAAAAAGCGATCGGGCATCAGTTTTTGTCCGGCGATATCTATTTTATCGACTTCCTGCCATCTGAATTGCATTGGCTGGACGTTGTTTACGTGCTGGTCACGGCGTTGCTGTTAAGCCTACTGGCGAGCTGGTATCCGGCGCGGCGGGCAAGCAACATTGACCCTGCGCGAGTGTTGAGCGGCCAGTAA
- the potA gene encoding spermidine/putrescine transport ATP-binding protein PotA, whose protein sequence is MGQSKKLNKQPRSLSPLVLLSGISKSFDGKEVISQLDLTINNGEFLTLLGPSGCGKTTVLRLIAGLETVDAGHIMLDNQDITHLPAENRYVNTVFQSYALFPHMTVFENVAFGLRMQKTPAAEIAPRVTDALRMVQLEEFAQRKPHQLSGGQQQRVAIARAVVNKPRLLLLDESLSALDYKLRKQMQNELKALQRKLGITFVFVTHDQEEALTMSDRIVVMRNGVIEQDGTPREIYEEPKNLFVAGFIGEINRFDATVIERLDEQRVRACVEGRECNIYVNFSVEPGQKLNVLLRPEDLRVDEINDDNHIEGLIGYVRERNYKGMTLESVVELENGKMVMVSEFFNEDDPDFDHSLDQKMAINWVESWEVVLADEEYK, encoded by the coding sequence ATGGGACAGAGTAAGAAATTGAATAAACAACCGCGTTCGCTTTCACCGCTGGTGCTTTTATCGGGAATTAGCAAAAGTTTCGATGGCAAAGAGGTCATTTCGCAACTGGATTTGACCATTAACAATGGCGAATTCCTCACGCTGCTTGGCCCTTCCGGCTGCGGTAAAACAACCGTTCTTCGCCTGATTGCCGGCCTGGAAACCGTTGATGCCGGGCATATCATGCTGGATAACCAGGATATCACCCACCTTCCCGCCGAAAATCGTTATGTGAATACCGTATTTCAAAGCTACGCTTTATTTCCGCATATGACGGTGTTTGAAAATGTCGCGTTTGGCTTACGAATGCAAAAAACCCCCGCTGCCGAGATAGCGCCTCGCGTTACCGACGCGCTGCGTATGGTGCAGCTTGAAGAGTTTGCGCAACGTAAACCGCACCAGCTTTCCGGCGGACAACAGCAGCGCGTGGCTATCGCCCGCGCGGTGGTGAATAAACCTCGTCTGTTATTACTGGATGAATCGCTCTCGGCGCTGGACTATAAATTGCGCAAACAAATGCAGAATGAACTCAAAGCATTGCAGCGTAAACTCGGTATCACGTTTGTTTTTGTCACGCACGATCAGGAAGAAGCGCTAACGATGTCCGATCGTATTGTAGTGATGCGCAATGGCGTGATTGAGCAAGACGGCACGCCGCGCGAAATCTACGAAGAGCCGAAAAACCTGTTTGTCGCCGGTTTTATCGGCGAAATTAACCGCTTTGACGCGACCGTCATTGAACGGCTTGATGAACAACGCGTCCGTGCCTGCGTCGAAGGTCGAGAGTGCAATATTTACGTCAATTTCTCCGTCGAACCGGGTCAAAAGCTGAACGTCCTGCTGCGCCCTGAAGATCTGCGCGTTGACGAAATCAACGACGACAACCACATCGAAGGGCTTATCGGCTACGTACGCGAGCGCAATTACAAAGGCATGACCCTGGAGTCGGTCGTCGAACTGGAAAATGGTAAAATGGTGATGGTCAGCGAATTCTTCAACGAAGACGATCCTGACTTTGACCATTCGCTTGACCAAAAAATGGCCATTAATTGGGTAGAAAGCTGGGAGGTCGTGCTGGCTGATGAAGAATACAAGTAA
- a CDS encoding protein ycfD has product MEYQLTLNWPDFLERHWQKRPVVLKRGFTNFIDPLSPDELAGLAMESEIDSRLVSHQDGKWQVNHGPFESYDHLGESNWSLLVQAVNHWHEPTAALMRPFRALPDWRIDDLMISFSVPGGGVGPHLDQYDVFIIQGTGRRRWRVGEKLQMRQHCPHPDLLQVDPFEAIIDEELEPGDILYIPPGFPHEGYALENAMNYSVGFRAPNTRELISGFADYVLQRDLGNTYYSDPDMPSRNHPADILPQEMDKLRNMMLDLINQPAHFQQWLGEFISQSRHELDIAPPEPPYQPDEIYDALKQGEVLVRLGGLRVLRIGNEVYANGEKVDSPHRPALEALASHIVLTAENFGDALEDPSFLAMLAALVNSGYWFFEG; this is encoded by the coding sequence ATGGAATACCAATTAACGCTTAACTGGCCCGACTTTCTTGAACGCCACTGGCAAAAACGCCCGGTGGTCTTGAAACGTGGATTTACCAATTTTATCGATCCGCTCTCGCCGGATGAGCTGGCGGGGCTGGCGATGGAAAGCGAAATCGACAGTCGTCTCGTTAGCCATCAGGATGGTAAATGGCAGGTCAACCACGGCCCCTTCGAAAGCTACGATCATCTCGGTGAGAGCAACTGGTCGTTGCTGGTACAGGCGGTAAACCACTGGCACGAACCAACCGCTGCCTTGATGCGCCCGTTTCGCGCGCTACCGGACTGGCGTATTGACGATCTGATGATCTCATTTTCCGTTCCCGGCGGCGGCGTTGGCCCGCACCTGGATCAGTATGATGTGTTTATTATCCAGGGAACCGGTCGCCGTCGCTGGCGCGTAGGCGAAAAGCTGCAAATGCGCCAACACTGCCCGCATCCCGACCTGTTACAGGTCGATCCGTTCGAGGCCATTATTGACGAAGAGCTGGAACCAGGCGACATTCTGTATATTCCGCCAGGATTCCCGCATGAAGGCTATGCGCTGGAAAACGCCATGAACTATTCGGTCGGCTTTCGCGCGCCCAATACCCGCGAGCTGATCAGCGGTTTTGCCGATTACGTCCTGCAACGTGATCTGGGCAACACATACTACAGCGATCCGGATATGCCATCCCGCAACCATCCAGCGGATATCCTGCCGCAGGAGATGGATAAATTGCGCAATATGATGCTTGATTTGATCAATCAACCCGCGCATTTCCAGCAGTGGCTTGGCGAGTTTATCTCCCAGTCACGCCACGAACTGGATATCGCACCGCCGGAGCCCCCCTATCAGCCAGATGAAATTTACGATGCCTTAAAACAAGGCGAGGTGTTGGTACGTCTCGGCGGTCTTCGCGTATTGCGTATTGGCAATGAGGTTTATGCGAATGGTGAAAAAGTAGACTCTCCACATCGCCCCGCTCTGGAGGCGCTCGCCAGTCACATTGTACTGACCGCCGAAAATTTCGGCGATGCGCTGGAAGACCCGTCCTTCCTCGCGATGCTGGCGGCGCTGGTAAATAGCGGATACTGGTTTTTTGAAGGATAG
- the potB gene encoding spermidine/putrescine ABC transporter membrane protein gives MKNTSKFQNVVIITIVGWLVLFVFLPNLMIIGTSFLTRDDASFVKMVFTLDNYARLLDPLYFEVLLHSLNMALIATLSCLVLGYPFAWFLAKLPEKIRPLLLFLLIVPFWTNSLIRIYGLKIFLSTKGYLNEFLLWLGVIDTPIRIMFTPSAVIIGLVYILLPFMVMPLYSSIEKLDKPLLEAARDLGASKMQTFIRIIIPLTMPGIVAGCLLVMLPAMGLFYVSDLMGGAKNLLIGNVIKVQFLNIRDWPFGAATSITLTIVMGLMLLIYWRASRLLNKKVSDISD, from the coding sequence ATGAAGAATACAAGTAAATTCCAGAATGTAGTGATTATCACTATCGTCGGTTGGCTTGTGTTGTTTGTCTTTCTGCCCAACCTGATGATCATCGGCACCAGCTTTCTGACCCGTGACGACGCCAGCTTCGTCAAAATGGTCTTTACGCTGGATAACTACGCGCGCCTGCTCGATCCGCTCTATTTTGAAGTGCTCCTGCACTCTCTGAATATGGCGTTGATCGCCACCCTCTCCTGCCTGGTGCTGGGCTATCCTTTTGCCTGGTTTTTGGCGAAGTTACCGGAAAAGATACGTCCGCTATTACTTTTTTTGCTGATCGTTCCGTTCTGGACCAACTCGCTGATCCGCATCTATGGGCTGAAAATTTTCCTGAGCACTAAAGGTTACCTCAATGAATTCCTGCTGTGGCTGGGGGTGATTGATACGCCGATTCGCATCATGTTCACCCCGAGCGCAGTGATTATCGGCCTGGTCTACATCCTGCTGCCGTTTATGGTCATGCCGCTCTACTCCAGCATTGAGAAACTCGATAAACCGCTGCTGGAGGCCGCACGCGATCTCGGCGCCAGTAAAATGCAAACGTTCATTCGCATTATTATTCCACTGACCATGCCGGGCATTGTCGCCGGTTGCCTGCTGGTGATGCTACCGGCAATGGGGCTGTTCTACGTCTCCGATTTAATGGGTGGCGCGAAAAACCTGCTAATTGGCAACGTGATTAAGGTACAGTTCCTGAATATCCGCGACTGGCCGTTTGGCGCCGCTACCAGCATTACGCTGACCATCGTGATGGGACTCATGCTGTTGATTTACTGGCGGGCTTCCCGCTTGTTGAATAAGAAGGTGAGTGATATAAGCGACTAA
- the nagK gene encoding ROK family protein produces the protein MYYGFDIGGTKIALGVFDSTRRLQWEKRVPTPHTSYSAFLDAVCELVMEADQRFGVKGSVGIGIPGMPETEDGTLYAANVPAASGKPLRADLSARLDRDVRLDNDANCFALSEAWDDEFTQYPLVMGLILGTGVGGGLVLNGKPITGQSYITGEFGHMRLPVDALTLMGFDFPLRRCGCGQMGCIENYLSGRGFAWLYQHYYHQPLQAPEIIALWEQGDEQARAHVERYLDLLAVCLGNILTIIDPSLLVIGGGLSNFTAITTQLAERLPRHLLPVARVPRIERARHGDAGGMRGAAFLHLTD, from the coding sequence ATGTATTACGGGTTTGATATTGGCGGGACAAAGATTGCGTTAGGCGTATTTGATTCGACGAGGCGGCTGCAGTGGGAAAAACGGGTTCCCACGCCTCATACCAGCTATAGCGCCTTTTTAGACGCCGTGTGCGAACTGGTTATGGAAGCCGACCAGCGATTTGGCGTAAAAGGGTCTGTGGGAATTGGCATACCCGGTATGCCGGAAACCGAAGATGGCACGCTGTATGCCGCGAATGTCCCTGCGGCCAGCGGTAAACCGCTGCGCGCCGATCTCAGCGCCCGACTGGATCGCGATGTGCGTCTGGACAATGACGCTAACTGTTTTGCCTTATCCGAAGCCTGGGATGATGAATTCACGCAATACCCTTTGGTCATGGGGCTTATCCTCGGCACCGGCGTCGGCGGCGGCCTGGTGCTAAATGGGAAGCCGATTACCGGTCAGAGCTATATTACCGGCGAGTTTGGTCATATGCGTTTGCCGGTTGACGCGCTAACGTTGATGGGTTTTGATTTTCCTCTCCGCCGTTGTGGATGTGGTCAGATGGGCTGCATTGAGAATTATCTGTCCGGGCGCGGGTTTGCGTGGCTATATCAACATTATTATCATCAACCGTTGCAGGCGCCGGAGATTATCGCCTTGTGGGAGCAGGGCGATGAACAGGCGCGCGCGCATGTTGAGCGCTATCTGGATTTACTGGCGGTTTGTCTGGGGAATATACTGACGATTATCGACCCCTCCCTGCTGGTGATCGGAGGCGGACTATCGAACTTTACTGCAATAACAACGCAACTGGCGGAAAGATTGCCGCGCCACCTTCTCCCTGTTGCCCGCGTGCCGCGCATTGAGCGCGCACGGCATGGGGATGCCGGCGGGATGCGCGGCGCTGCTTTTTTACATCTTACCGACTAA
- the pepT gene encoding peptidase T: protein MDKLLERFLHYVSLDTQSKPGVRQVPSTEGQWKLLRLLKQQLEEMGLVNITLSEKGTLMATLPANVEGNIPAIGFISHVDTSPDFSGKNVNPQIVENYRGGDIALGIGDEVLSPVMFPVLHQLLGQTLITTDGKTLLGADDKAGVAEIMTALAVLKGKHIPHGEIKVAFTPDEEVGKGAKHFDVEAFGAQWAYTVDGGGVGELEFENFNAASVNIKIVGNNVHPGTAKGVMVNALSLAARIHAEVPADEAPETTEGYEGFYHLASMKGTVDRAEMHYIIRDFDRKQFEARKRKMMEIAKKVGKGLHPDCYIELVIEDSYYNMREKVVEHPHILDIAQQAMRDCHITPEMKPIRGGTDGAQLSFMGLPCPNLFTGGYNYHGKHEFVTLEGMEKAVQVIVHIAELTAKQP, encoded by the coding sequence ATGGATAAACTACTTGAGCGTTTTTTACACTACGTATCGCTGGATACCCAATCAAAGCCGGGTGTGCGGCAGGTTCCCAGCACTGAGGGACAGTGGAAGTTACTACGTTTGCTCAAACAGCAGCTCGAAGAGATGGGGCTGGTTAACATTACATTAAGCGAAAAAGGGACGTTGATGGCGACGCTCCCGGCCAATGTTGAGGGTAATATTCCCGCCATTGGTTTTATCTCCCATGTGGATACCTCTCCGGATTTCAGCGGTAAAAACGTTAACCCGCAGATTGTCGAGAATTACCGCGGCGGCGATATTGCATTAGGGATTGGCGATGAGGTGTTGTCACCCGTGATGTTCCCGGTACTGCATCAATTGCTGGGGCAGACGCTGATTACTACCGATGGTAAGACATTGCTGGGCGCGGACGATAAAGCTGGCGTTGCGGAGATCATGACCGCGCTGGCGGTGCTGAAAGGTAAGCATATTCCCCACGGTGAAATTAAAGTGGCGTTTACGCCTGACGAAGAAGTGGGGAAAGGCGCGAAGCACTTCGATGTTGAGGCTTTTGGCGCGCAGTGGGCCTATACGGTCGACGGCGGCGGCGTGGGAGAGCTGGAATTTGAAAACTTCAATGCCGCCTCGGTGAATATCAAAATCGTCGGCAATAACGTGCATCCCGGTACGGCGAAAGGCGTGATGGTTAATGCGCTGTCGTTGGCGGCGAGGATTCACGCGGAAGTGCCGGCGGATGAAGCGCCTGAAACCACCGAAGGTTACGAAGGGTTTTATCATCTGGCCAGCATGAAAGGCACCGTTGATCGGGCCGAAATGCACTACATCATTCGCGATTTCGACCGTAAGCAGTTTGAAGCGCGCAAACGCAAAATGATGGAGATTGCCAAAAAAGTCGGTAAGGGGCTGCATCCGGACTGTTATATCGAACTGGTGATTGAAGACAGTTATTACAATATGCGCGAAAAAGTGGTTGAGCATCCGCATATTCTCGATATCGCTCAGCAGGCCATGCGCGATTGTCATATTACGCCGGAGATGAAACCGATTCGCGGTGGCACAGACGGGGCACAGCTATCGTTTATGGGGCTGCCGTGTCCTAATCTCTTTACCGGCGGATATAATTATCATGGCAAACATGAATTTGTGACGCTGGAAGGGATGGAAAAAGCGGTACAAGTGATTGTACATATTGCCGAGCTGACGGCGAAGCAGCCGTAA
- the potD gene encoding spermidine/putrescine-binding periplasmic protein: MKKWSRHLLAAGALALSMSAAHADDNNTLYFYNWTEYVPPGLLEQFTKETGIKVIYSTYESNETMYAKLKTYKDGAYDLVVPSTYYVDKMRKEGMIQKIDKSKLTNFHNLDPEMLNKPFDPHNDYSVPYIWGATAIGVNSDVIDPKTITSWADLWKPEYKNSLLLTDDAREVFQMALRKLGYSGNTTDPKEIKAAYEELKKLMPNVAAFNSDNPANPYMEGEVNLGMVWNGSAFVARQAGTPLEVVWPKEGGIFWMDSLAIPANAKNKEGALKLINFLLRPDVAKEVAETIGYPTPNLAARKLLSPEVANDRSLYPDAQTISKGEWQNDVGDASAIYEEYYQKLKAGR, encoded by the coding sequence ATGAAAAAATGGTCACGCCACCTGCTCGCGGCGGGCGCCCTGGCGCTGAGTATGAGCGCCGCTCATGCCGATGACAACAATACGCTCTATTTCTATAACTGGACTGAGTATGTACCGCCAGGGCTGCTGGAACAGTTCACTAAGGAAACCGGCATTAAGGTTATTTATTCGACCTACGAGTCGAATGAAACCATGTATGCCAAACTCAAAACCTATAAAGATGGCGCGTATGACCTGGTCGTTCCTTCTACCTACTATGTCGACAAAATGCGCAAAGAGGGTATGATCCAGAAGATCGATAAGTCGAAATTAACCAATTTCCACAACCTCGATCCGGAAATGCTCAACAAACCGTTTGATCCTCACAATGATTATTCTGTTCCGTATATCTGGGGCGCAACGGCAATTGGCGTAAACAGCGATGTTATCGATCCCAAAACCATTACCAGTTGGGCTGACCTGTGGAAACCGGAATATAAAAACAGCCTGCTTTTAACCGACGATGCGCGAGAAGTGTTCCAGATGGCGCTGCGCAAACTGGGGTATTCCGGTAACACTACCGATCCGAAAGAGATCAAAGCGGCATATGAAGAGTTGAAAAAACTGATGCCAAACGTAGCGGCTTTCAACTCCGATAACCCGGCGAACCCGTATATGGAAGGGGAAGTCAACCTGGGGATGGTGTGGAACGGCTCGGCCTTCGTAGCACGTCAGGCTGGCACGCCGCTGGAGGTTGTCTGGCCGAAGGAAGGCGGCATTTTCTGGATGGATAGCCTGGCCATTCCGGCAAACGCGAAAAATAAAGAGGGCGCGCTGAAGCTAATCAACTTCCTGTTACGTCCTGACGTCGCGAAAGAGGTGGCGGAAACCATCGGCTACCCTACCCCAAATCTGGCAGCGCGTAAGCTATTAAGCCCGGAAGTCGCCAATGATAGGTCGCTCTATCCGGATGCGCAAACCATCAGCAAAGGCGAGTGGCAAAACGATGTCGGCGACGCCAGCGCGATTTATGAAGAGTATTATCAGAAGCTGAAAGCCGGACGCTAA
- the ydcV gene encoding Spermidine Putrescine ABC transporter permease component potC yields MIGRLLRGGFMTAIYAYLYIPIIILIVNSFNSSRFGINWQGFTTKWYELLVNNDSLLQAAQHSLTMAIFSATFATIIGSLTAVALYRYRFRGKPFVSGMLFVVMMSPDIVMAISLLVLFMLLGIQLGFWSLLFSHITFCLPFVVVTVYSRLKGFDVRMLEAAKDLGASEVTILRKIILPLAMPAVAAGWLLSFTLSMDDVVVSSFVTGPGYEILPLKIYSMVKVGVSPEVNALATVLLALSLVMVIASQLIARDKTKGR; encoded by the coding sequence ATGATCGGTCGGCTGCTCCGGGGCGGTTTCATGACCGCCATCTACGCGTATCTGTATATTCCCATCATTATTCTGATTGTGAACTCCTTCAACAGTTCGCGCTTCGGCATTAACTGGCAGGGCTTTACCACTAAATGGTACGAACTGCTGGTCAATAACGACAGTCTGTTACAGGCCGCTCAACATTCGCTGACGATGGCGATTTTCTCAGCAACTTTCGCCACAATAATCGGCTCACTCACGGCGGTGGCGCTTTATCGCTACCGTTTTCGCGGGAAACCATTCGTCAGCGGGATGCTGTTTGTGGTGATGATGTCGCCGGATATCGTGATGGCGATCTCTCTACTGGTGCTGTTTATGTTACTCGGCATTCAACTGGGCTTCTGGTCGTTGCTGTTCTCACATATCACCTTTTGCCTGCCGTTTGTGGTCGTCACGGTCTATTCACGCCTGAAAGGCTTTGATGTCAGAATGCTGGAAGCCGCAAAAGACCTGGGGGCCAGTGAAGTAACGATTCTACGCAAAATCATTCTGCCGCTGGCGATGCCTGCGGTGGCGGCGGGCTGGTTGCTGAGCTTTACGTTGTCGATGGACGATGTGGTGGTCTCGTCGTTTGTCACCGGGCCAGGCTATGAAATTTTACCCTTAAAGATTTATTCCATGGTAAAAGTCGGCGTTTCACCAGAGGTGAACGCGCTGGCAACCGTTTTATTGGCGCTGTCTCTGGTAATGGTCATTGCCAGCCAGCTTATTGCTCGTGATAAAACCAAGGGCCGGTAA